Proteins co-encoded in one Elusimicrobiota bacterium genomic window:
- a CDS encoding gliding motility-associated C-terminal domain-containing protein: LGAASFAYAISTSANNPPLAVVGGTSTVALTGTVSALIPNTTYFGFVQACNGVGCSVYTAFGSTVTWANPPITLSTTTLDSTSTALAWAANNNPTGTTFEIEQATASGGSFSLAISTTGVSTPITGLSPGTTACFRVLARSWDGVPTAPTSELCVVPPFSTPSPSAISASGTNAILASWTTAPGATSYTFTVSTASDNPPLVVSGSSSTVSLSASVSSLTPNTTYFGFVKGCNGVDCSNDTALGSAVTLASVPAGLSSGTVTAVSMALAFNINGNPPGTAFEIELAVDGGSFATALTTTSDSPTLSGLTPGANYTLRIRAINHNGIPSGYSPTLSFTTSATLPATPVNFRGSAGAGGITYSWDPVTTNALGSPLPLGATVSYEFSESNSPTGSFAVLASTTATSHGPLPAAGLERFYRLRTEVETLFSLPSTVIDNVGAGRYVYASTLGSAVTAPQGLLTGVGNSRHVISLSDRPITDGALVALDIAVIDGVTGAPATNITFSPSAQLSVPLPGVSSGERSVEYFNGSAWVLAGTARILSPNLAQFSFGRTGGYRLMGSKSSDVVQSVIARVFTPNGDGRNDVTVVRLDNPNGDPTHGTLYDTDGARVADMTTGPAPGLSLTWDGRDANGNPVPGGVYIYQVTVGGRRATGTIVVSK; the protein is encoded by the coding sequence CCTGGGCGCCGCCAGTTTCGCCTACGCCATCTCTACGTCCGCGAACAACCCGCCCTTAGCCGTTGTGGGCGGAACCTCAACCGTTGCCCTCACTGGAACCGTCTCTGCCCTTATTCCCAACACCACCTATTTTGGATTCGTTCAAGCCTGTAATGGGGTAGGTTGTTCCGTTTACACAGCGTTTGGATCCACAGTCACCTGGGCCAATCCCCCGATCACTCTTTCCACAACCACTCTCGATTCCACATCGACCGCACTGGCCTGGGCCGCCAACAACAATCCAACAGGAACAACCTTCGAAATCGAACAGGCTACCGCCTCCGGCGGCTCCTTCTCCTTAGCCATTTCCACCACAGGGGTCAGCACACCGATCACTGGCTTGAGCCCCGGCACCACCGCCTGTTTCCGTGTTTTGGCGCGAAGTTGGGACGGGGTGCCCACCGCCCCCACATCAGAACTCTGCGTTGTGCCCCCCTTCTCCACGCCCAGCCCCAGCGCTATCTCCGCTTCAGGAACCAACGCTATTCTCGCCTCCTGGACCACCGCGCCGGGGGCGACCTCTTATACCTTTACTGTCTCCACCGCGTCCGATAATCCTCCCCTGGTCGTCTCCGGATCCAGCTCCACCGTGTCTTTATCTGCCAGCGTTAGTTCGCTCACACCCAACACCACGTACTTTGGGTTTGTTAAAGGATGTAATGGGGTCGACTGCAGTAACGACACAGCACTGGGATCAGCTGTCACACTCGCCTCGGTGCCCGCGGGTCTCTCCAGTGGCACCGTCACCGCTGTCTCCATGGCCCTTGCCTTTAACATCAACGGGAACCCGCCAGGAACTGCCTTTGAAATCGAATTGGCCGTGGACGGCGGTTCCTTTGCTACCGCGCTCACCACAACGTCGGATTCCCCCACGCTCTCTGGCCTTACACCTGGGGCAAACTACACCCTCCGCATTCGTGCTATAAACCACAACGGTATTCCCTCCGGGTATTCCCCCACGCTCTCTTTCACGACTTCCGCCACGCTCCCCGCCACTCCCGTCAACTTTCGCGGGTCTGCCGGGGCAGGGGGAATCACCTATTCCTGGGACCCTGTGACCACCAACGCCCTGGGGTCTCCACTGCCTTTAGGCGCCACCGTCTCCTATGAATTCTCTGAATCCAACTCCCCCACGGGATCCTTCGCTGTTCTGGCCAGCACCACCGCCACCTCCCACGGCCCCCTCCCCGCCGCCGGGCTCGAACGCTTCTACCGCCTCCGCACAGAGGTCGAAACCCTTTTCTCCCTGCCCTCCACGGTCATCGACAACGTGGGCGCTGGCCGTTATGTCTACGCTTCGACGCTCGGCAGTGCCGTCACCGCTCCCCAGGGCCTCTTAACCGGGGTCGGCAATTCCCGCCATGTCATTTCCTTATCTGATCGACCCATCACTGACGGCGCTCTCGTCGCGCTCGACATTGCCGTGATTGATGGAGTCACCGGGGCACCGGCAACGAATATCACCTTCTCCCCCTCTGCCCAATTATCCGTGCCACTCCCCGGGGTTTCCAGCGGCGAACGATCTGTGGAATACTTCAATGGCTCCGCCTGGGTCTTGGCCGGAACGGCCCGCATCCTCTCCCCCAACCTCGCCCAGTTCAGCTTTGGCCGCACCGGGGGATATCGGCTCATGGGCTCTAAGTCCAGCGACGTGGTCCAATCGGTCATTGCCCGCGTGTTCACACCCAACGGCGACGGCCGTAACGACGTCACCGTCGTCCGCCTCGACAACCCCAACGGGGACCCCACCCACGGCACCCTCTACGATACCGACGGCGCACGGGTCGCCGACATGACCACCGGCCCCGCCCCCGGTTTAAGCCTGACCTGGGACGGCCGCGACGCCAACGGCAACCCTGTCCCCGGCGGCGTCTACATCTACCAAGTCACCGTGGGCGGCCGTCGCGCCACGGGCACCATCGTGGTGTCTAAATGA
- a CDS encoding helix-turn-helix transcriptional regulator, with amino-acid sequence MRKDSNEIRLSVANNIRRLRQENRWTQTRLARLLGISQNRLSEIERGQGSFTAEQFLLVLKSFNASLSSFISGPGASAEKLLQNAISRLGAGSLQESRDLLPTEKLETATSVIREVLTSASNPRQITALAPVIVNQINPAGLNKLRLEFLGEGRINRLGWLLESVLAAIQHELREPKQNGFNGWEDRYHGAEILIGNILTYPGFILPRSKKSVEEPLESGVLQSQEAFEEAKVSRDLIAKKWAVVTRIKTDDFIHVLKEARENN; translated from the coding sequence GTCAGGAAAACCGATGGACACAGACCCGGCTGGCCCGTCTATTGGGAATTTCTCAAAATCGGTTGTCCGAAATAGAGCGCGGGCAGGGATCTTTTACGGCGGAACAATTCCTTCTTGTCCTAAAATCATTTAATGCATCGCTCAGCTCTTTTATTTCGGGGCCAGGCGCTTCTGCCGAAAAACTTCTCCAGAATGCGATTTCACGGTTAGGGGCGGGGTCCTTGCAGGAAAGTCGTGATCTCTTGCCCACTGAAAAACTTGAAACCGCCACATCTGTCATTCGCGAAGTATTGACCTCCGCCTCAAATCCGCGCCAAATTACCGCTTTGGCCCCCGTCATCGTAAATCAAATTAATCCTGCTGGTTTAAACAAATTGCGATTGGAGTTTTTGGGGGAGGGGAGAATAAATCGCCTGGGATGGCTCTTGGAAAGTGTTCTTGCGGCAATTCAGCACGAATTGCGTGAACCAAAACAAAACGGGTTCAACGGATGGGAGGATCGCTATCACGGGGCAGAGATTTTGATCGGCAACATTCTAACCTATCCAGGGTTTATCCTTCCCCGTTCAAAAAAATCGGTGGAGGAACCGTTGGAGTCAGGCGTTCTCCAAAGCCAAGAAGCATTTGAGGAAGCAAAAGTTTCCAGGGATCTGATAGCAAAAAAATGGGCGGTAGTCACACGAATAAAAACAGATGACTTTATCCACGTTTTAAAGGAGGCTCGTGAAAATAATTGA